A genome region from Solirubrobacter pauli includes the following:
- a CDS encoding MFS transporter, with protein MRMREFRRAGHTPSLVAALLHFDVSFAIWVILGALGAYIAEDLGLSAAEKGVLVAVPLLSAAVFRVTLGVLADRFGPRRIGTISMTIALLPLLWGWLGATSMNELLGVGVLLGVAGASFAISLPLASRWYPPQYQGLAMGIAGAGNSGTFACALLAPRLAEHVGWHAVMGLALIPAAAVLVAFRLLAKEPPAPAQRLTLPAFASQLGESDTWKLCALYAVTFGGFVGLSSFLPIFFHDEYGLSKVDAASLAAIGGAAGSFVRPFGGHLADRFGGTRVLTVVYGVAAPLLLALSTVPSLVWAGVGFPVVMAFLGLGNGATFQLVGLRFRARIGVVTGLVGAAGGLGGFMLPIALGSLHDSFGSYGAGLSLVSGVVFVAFVGVAVLRVAWRRGWGATAEAPV; from the coding sequence ATGCGTATGCGTGAATTTCGGCGCGCAGGCCACACGCCTTCGCTCGTCGCGGCCCTCCTGCACTTCGACGTCTCGTTCGCGATCTGGGTGATCCTGGGCGCGCTCGGCGCCTACATCGCCGAGGACCTCGGCCTGAGCGCGGCCGAGAAGGGCGTGCTGGTAGCCGTCCCGCTGCTGTCGGCAGCCGTGTTCCGCGTCACGCTCGGCGTGCTCGCCGACCGCTTCGGCCCGCGCCGGATCGGCACGATCTCGATGACGATCGCGCTGCTGCCGCTGCTGTGGGGCTGGCTCGGCGCGACCTCGATGAACGAGCTGCTCGGCGTCGGCGTGCTGCTCGGCGTCGCCGGGGCGTCGTTCGCGATCTCGCTGCCGCTGGCGTCGCGCTGGTACCCGCCGCAGTACCAGGGCCTGGCGATGGGCATCGCCGGCGCGGGCAACTCCGGCACGTTCGCGTGCGCGCTGCTCGCCCCGCGGCTGGCCGAGCACGTCGGCTGGCACGCCGTGATGGGCCTCGCGCTCATCCCGGCCGCGGCAGTGCTGGTCGCGTTCCGCCTGCTCGCGAAGGAGCCGCCCGCGCCCGCGCAGCGGCTGACGCTGCCCGCCTTCGCGAGCCAGCTCGGCGAGAGCGACACGTGGAAGCTGTGCGCGCTGTACGCCGTCACGTTCGGCGGCTTCGTCGGCCTGTCGTCGTTCCTGCCGATCTTCTTCCACGACGAGTACGGCCTCTCGAAGGTCGACGCCGCTTCGCTGGCCGCCATCGGTGGCGCCGCGGGCTCGTTCGTGCGGCCGTTCGGCGGCCACCTGGCGGACCGCTTCGGCGGCACCCGCGTGCTGACCGTCGTCTACGGCGTCGCCGCGCCGCTGCTGCTCGCGCTGTCGACTGTGCCCTCGCTGGTCTGGGCGGGCGTCGGCTTCCCGGTCGTGATGGCCTTCCTCGGCCTCGGCAACGGCGCCACCTTCCAGCTCGTCGGCCTGCGCTTCCGGGCGCGGATCGGCGTCGTCACCGGGTTGGTCGGCGCGGCCGGCGGCCTGGGCGGGTTCATGCTCCCGATCGCGCTCGGCTCGCTGCACGACTCGTTCGGCAGCTACGGCGCCGGGCTCTCGCTCGTGTCCGGTGTCGTCTTCGTCGCCTTCGTCGGCGTGGCCGTGCTGCGGGTCGCCTGGCGTCGCGGCTGGGGCGCCACCGCCGAGGCGCCCGTGTGA
- a CDS encoding peptidoglycan-binding protein — translation MLDSPIAPRARKWTLGVALAGLLVAPPVAAAGTPDPKTGWRGRAIERPEPSRPVTEPAWPRGWSAGPVAMGTGATARGSRRVRAVQRELRRRGYRVGRVDGRFGPRTRGAVTWFQIKHGLRPTGTVDAGTLAALRSRRTPVTRAPEPSPAPVRAAAPVPGATNAWLAILLAIMTVATLVLAALRLRRERPTPSIPQEPPRATGLRDVLGYVVADRHAGAEVAAATAAIAAWCEARDWHLERVIHDAPQVGRPSQRPGLAYVMDRISTGQSRGFVVRHLSDIADSAADLAPMLERINDADAFVMAVDEWLDTSLPPGRLTAGALVELDDYKRARGTARARDGLAAGLREVPELRARVVAMRERGLSLQAIADALNAAGVPTLRGGGRWQPAGVQVLVGYKPPPAQRPLRENG, via the coding sequence ATGTTGGACAGCCCCATCGCGCCTCGTGCGCGGAAGTGGACGCTCGGCGTAGCGCTCGCCGGGCTGCTGGTGGCGCCGCCCGTCGCGGCCGCCGGCACGCCGGATCCGAAGACCGGCTGGCGCGGGCGCGCCATCGAACGGCCGGAGCCGTCGCGGCCGGTGACGGAACCCGCGTGGCCGCGGGGATGGTCGGCCGGTCCGGTCGCCATGGGCACGGGTGCCACCGCACGCGGGTCGCGCCGGGTCCGCGCCGTGCAGCGTGAGCTGCGCCGGCGCGGGTATCGCGTCGGCCGCGTGGACGGACGGTTCGGTCCGCGCACGCGCGGCGCCGTCACGTGGTTCCAGATCAAGCACGGACTCCGCCCGACGGGCACGGTCGACGCCGGCACGCTCGCCGCGCTGCGCAGCCGCCGCACGCCGGTCACGCGAGCTCCGGAGCCTTCCCCCGCGCCGGTCCGCGCCGCCGCGCCCGTGCCCGGGGCGACCAACGCCTGGCTCGCGATCCTCCTGGCGATCATGACCGTCGCGACGCTGGTGCTGGCCGCGCTGCGGCTGCGCCGCGAGCGCCCGACGCCCTCGATCCCCCAAGAGCCGCCCAGGGCGACGGGCTTGCGCGACGTCCTCGGCTACGTCGTCGCGGACCGGCACGCGGGCGCGGAGGTCGCCGCCGCCACCGCGGCGATCGCCGCCTGGTGCGAGGCCCGCGACTGGCACCTGGAGCGCGTCATCCACGACGCGCCGCAGGTCGGCCGGCCGAGCCAGCGTCCCGGGCTGGCGTACGTCATGGACCGGATCAGCACGGGCCAGAGCCGAGGATTCGTCGTGCGACACCTCAGCGACATCGCCGACTCGGCGGCGGACCTCGCCCCGATGCTGGAGCGCATCAACGACGCCGACGCCTTCGTCATGGCGGTCGACGAGTGGCTCGACACGAGCCTGCCGCCCGGCCGGTTGACCGCCGGGGCGCTGGTGGAGCTCGACGACTACAAGCGCGCACGGGGCACCGCCCGGGCGCGGGACGGGTTGGCCGCCGGCCTCCGCGAGGTCCCCGAGCTGCGCGCGCGGGTGGTCGCCATGCGCGAACGGGGGCTGTCGCTGCAGGCCATCGCCGACGCGCTCAACGCCGCCGGCGTACCCACGCTGCGCGGCGGCGGCCGCTGGCAGCCGGCCGGCGTGCAGGTGCTCGTGGGCTACAAGCCGCCGCCCGCGCAACGGCCGCTGCGGGAAAACGGATGA
- a CDS encoding ATP-binding protein produces MLDLAHHPHAQAVLGAALSGSPAHAYLLHGPAGSGKRDVARRFAGELLSRGAKDPDNVKVRADHGSHPDLTWVSPSGAHEMLRRDVDEAVVAAAAHTPFEAPHRIFVLERVDVMNDEAANALLKTLEEPPSYVVLLLLTDRPTQVLPTIASRCQPVRFDPPTTDQLAHTLEMKGIAPDTAQAAARLSLGDGEKALRLALGDGPRLRQAAEEFARAPLNGTVGEKPWRALLDRAKQAGADAKAEIEAQLKEELQFLPKKEHKRRETEFTERARRADRRAATQALDHALQLVGLWYRDLAVLEAQAPELVFHSDRLGTLQQDAGKPKLQQAQELVDDTRSRLVLNVSEELACEALAYRLDAVLASRSPRA; encoded by the coding sequence GTGCTCGACCTCGCACACCATCCTCACGCCCAGGCCGTGCTCGGCGCGGCGCTCAGCGGCTCGCCCGCGCACGCGTACCTGCTGCACGGGCCGGCGGGCAGCGGCAAGCGCGATGTCGCGCGCCGGTTCGCCGGCGAGCTGCTGTCGCGCGGGGCGAAGGACCCCGACAACGTGAAGGTGCGGGCGGACCACGGGAGCCACCCGGACCTGACGTGGGTGTCGCCGAGCGGGGCGCACGAGATGCTGCGCCGCGACGTGGACGAGGCGGTCGTGGCCGCGGCGGCGCACACGCCGTTCGAGGCGCCGCACCGGATCTTCGTGCTCGAGCGGGTCGACGTGATGAACGACGAGGCCGCCAACGCGCTGCTGAAGACGTTGGAGGAGCCGCCGAGCTACGTCGTGCTGCTGCTGCTCACGGACCGGCCGACGCAGGTGCTGCCGACGATCGCGTCGCGCTGCCAGCCGGTGCGGTTCGACCCGCCGACCACCGACCAGCTCGCGCACACGCTCGAGATGAAGGGGATCGCGCCGGACACGGCGCAGGCGGCGGCGCGGCTCAGCCTCGGCGACGGCGAGAAGGCGCTCCGGCTCGCGCTCGGCGACGGCCCGCGGCTCCGCCAGGCCGCGGAGGAGTTCGCACGCGCCCCGCTCAACGGCACGGTGGGCGAGAAGCCGTGGCGCGCGCTGCTCGATCGCGCCAAGCAGGCGGGCGCGGACGCGAAGGCGGAGATCGAGGCGCAGCTCAAGGAAGAGCTGCAGTTCCTGCCCAAGAAGGAGCACAAACGGCGCGAGACCGAGTTCACCGAGCGTGCGCGCCGCGCCGACCGGCGGGCGGCGACGCAGGCGCTCGACCACGCGCTGCAGCTCGTCGGCCTGTGGTACCGGGACCTGGCGGTGCTGGAGGCGCAGGCGCCGGAGCTGGTGTTCCACTCCGACCGCCTGGGCACGCTCCAGCAGGACGCCGGCAAGCCGAAACTCCAGCAGGCGCAGGAGCTGGTCGACGACACGCGCTCGCGGCTCGTGCTCAACGTCTCCGAGGAGCTCGCCTGCGAGGCGCTCGCCTACCGGTTGGACGCCGTGCTCGCCTCCCGCTCACCGCGAGCCTGA
- a CDS encoding formate/nitrite transporter family protein: protein MPVKDPQAITDAGTATGVKKAKLAPNKALVAGFLAGAYIAFGGLLAITVSSGLDPERWGTLPTLFTGAVFTVGLMLVVIAGSELLTGNMALVPLALFRGKIKLSHLIGNFTWVLLGNLIGSLFVAYFLGVQSGVLTADLPLERLSAIAHSKGIEETEWQIFLRAVGCNWLVCLAVWMSLAADDVAGKILAIFFPIMAFVAMGFDHVIANMFFLPAAIFAGVPDLTWWDAIHNWIFAFLGNLVGAAVFVAGSYYYLYGRADEEGEPGDTTVDGRFGRQARGEREASTASNR from the coding sequence GTGCCAGTCAAGGACCCGCAGGCGATCACCGACGCCGGAACCGCCACCGGCGTCAAGAAGGCCAAGCTCGCGCCGAACAAGGCGTTGGTCGCCGGCTTCCTCGCCGGCGCCTACATCGCCTTCGGCGGCCTGCTCGCGATCACGGTCTCCTCCGGGCTCGACCCCGAGCGCTGGGGCACGCTCCCGACGCTGTTCACCGGCGCCGTCTTCACCGTCGGCCTGATGCTCGTCGTGATCGCCGGCTCAGAGCTGCTGACCGGCAACATGGCGCTCGTCCCGCTCGCGCTGTTCCGCGGCAAGATCAAGCTCAGCCACCTGATCGGCAACTTCACCTGGGTGCTGCTCGGGAACCTGATCGGCTCGCTGTTCGTCGCCTACTTCCTCGGCGTCCAGTCGGGCGTGCTGACCGCCGACCTGCCGCTCGAGCGGCTGAGCGCGATCGCCCACTCCAAGGGGATCGAGGAGACCGAGTGGCAGATCTTCCTGCGCGCGGTCGGCTGCAACTGGCTGGTCTGCCTGGCCGTGTGGATGTCGTTGGCCGCCGATGACGTCGCGGGCAAGATCCTGGCCATCTTCTTCCCGATCATGGCGTTCGTGGCGATGGGCTTCGACCACGTGATCGCGAACATGTTCTTCCTGCCCGCGGCGATCTTCGCCGGCGTCCCGGACCTCACCTGGTGGGACGCGATCCACAACTGGATCTTCGCCTTCCTCGGCAACCTGGTCGGCGCGGCGGTGTTCGTCGCCGGGTCCTACTACTACCTCTACGGTCGCGCCGACGAGGAGGGTGAGCCGGGCGACACGACCGTCGACGGCCGCTTCGGTCGTCAGGCTCGCGGTGAGCGGGAGGCGAGCACGGCGTCCAACCGGTAG